In a single window of the Raphanus sativus cultivar WK10039 chromosome 9, ASM80110v3, whole genome shotgun sequence genome:
- the LOC108823703 gene encoding very-long-chain aldehyde decarbonylase CER3, with amino-acid sequence MVAFSAWPWGNFGNLKYLLYAPLAAQVVYSWTYEQDYSRALWCLHILIICGLKGLLHVLWSTYNSMLWVTRTLRTNPNGVDFKQIDHEWHWDNYILLQAIIASIICYMSLPLMTMNIIPLWNMKGLVALIVLHVTISEPLYYFLHRSFHTKTYLFTHFHSFHHSSPVPHPMTSGNATLMESLILCVVAGVPLIGSCLLGVGSIGLIYGYAIMFDFLRCLGHCNVEIFSHKLFETLPILRYLIYTPTYHSLHHQEMGTNFCLFMPLFDVLGNTLNSNSWGLQKKIRLSAGERKRVPEFVFLAHGVDVMSAMHAPFVFRSFASMPYTTRLFLLPMWPFTFIVMLGMWAWSKTFLFSFYTLRNKLCQTWGVPRFGFQYFLPIAKQGINNQIENAILRADKIGVKVISLAALNKNEALNGGGTLFVNKHPNLRVRVVHGNTLTAAVILNEIPKDVKEVFLTGATSKLGRAIALYLCRRGVRVLMLTLSMERFQKIQKEAPVEFQNYLVQVTKYNAAQNCKTWIVGKWLTPREQSWAPKGTHFHQFVVPPILNFRRNCTYGDLAAMRLPEDVQGLGTCEYTMDRGVVHACHAGGVVHMLEGWEHHEVGAIDVDRIDLVWDAAMRHGLRSVSSLTR; translated from the exons ATGGTTGCTTTTTCAGCTTGGCCTTGGGGAAACTTTGGCAATCTAAAG TATCTTCTCTACGCTCCGTTAGCTGCACAAGTAGTGTACTCATGGACATACGAACAAGACTACTCCAGGGCTCTTTGGTGTCTTCATATCCTCATCATCTGTGGACTCAAAGGACTCCTTCATGTTCTTTGGAGCACTTACAACAGCATGCTTTGGGTGACTCGCACTCTAAGGACTAACCCTAATGGTGTCGACTTTAAGCAGATTGATCACGAATGGCACTG GGACAATTACATACTTCTGCAAGCAATAATAGCTAGCATAATCTGTTACATGTCTCTTCCATTGATGACGATGAACATTATACCACTGTGGAACATGAAAGGACTCGTTGCATTAATTGTGCTACACGTGACCATCTCAGAGCCATTATACTACTTTCTTCACAGATCTTTTCATACTAAGACCTACCTCTTCACGCATTTCCACTCCTTCCACCACTCATCTCCTGTTCCACATCCCATGACTT CTGGAAATGCGACGTTAATGGAAAGCCTTATCCTATGTGTCGTAGCTGGAGTTCCGTTGATAGGATCTTGCTTGTTAGGTGTTGGATCAATAGGCTTGATTTACGGATATGCTATTATGTTTGATTTCCTAAGATGTTTAGGACATTGTAACGTTGAGATCTTTTCTCACAAGCTATTCGAGACTCTTCCTATCCTAAGATACCTCATCTACACTCCAAC GTACCATAGTCTGCATCATCAAGAAATGGGGACCAACTTTTGTCTATTCATGCCTCTCTTTGATGTTTTGGGAAACACACTTAACTCAAACTCGTGGGGACTCCAAAAGAAGATTCGCTTGTCTGCAG GGGAACGGAAGAGAGTACCGGAGTTTGTGTTCTTGGCTCATGGGGTAGATGTGATGTCGGCGATGCATGCCCCGTTTGTGTTCAGATCGTTCGCTTCAATGCCATACACAACGAGGCTCTTCTTGCTGCCCATGTGGCCATTCACGTTCATAGTGATGTTGGGCATGTGGGCCTGGTCAAAGACTTTCCTTTTCAGCTTCTATACCCTCAGAAACAAGCTTTGCCAGACTTGGGGCGTTCCCAGATTCGGATTCCAA TACTTTTTACCGATTGCTAAACAAGGCATTAACAACCAGATCGAGAATGCGATTCTTAGGGCCGATAAGATTGGTGTTAAAGTTATAAGCTTGGCTGCTTTGAACAAG aacGAAGCTCTAAATGGTGGTGGGACGTTGTTTGTCAACAAGCATCCTAACCTTAGAGTTCGTGTGGTCCATGGGAACACTTTAACCGCGGCAGTGATTCTCAATGAGATTCCAAAAGATGTGAAAGAGGTTTTCTTGACAGGAGCTACGTCTAAGCTGGGAAGAGCCATCGCTCTCTACCTCTGTCGTCGTGGAGTGAGAGTTCTC ATGTTGACACTATCGATGGAGAGATTCCAGAAGATTCAGAAAGAAGCTCCTGTTGAGTTTCAGAACTACCTTGTACAAGTGACCAAATACAACGCTGCTCAGAACTGCAAG ACTTGGATCGTTGGGAAATGGTTAACGCCAAGAGAACAGAGCTGGGCTCCTAAAGGAACGCATTTCCACCAGTTTGTGGTGCCACCAATCCTCAACTTCAGAAGGAACTGTACTTACGGAGATCTAGCTGCAATGAGGCTCCCTGAAGATGTTCAAGGACTTGGAACCTGCGAG TACACAATGGACAGAGGGGTTGTGCATGCATGCCATGCAGGAGGAGTGGTTCATATGCTGGAGGGTTGGGAGCATCATGAGGTTGGAGCCATAGACGTTGACCGTATTGACTTGGTGTGGGACGCAGCCATGAGACACGGCCTTCGCTCTGTTTCTTCACTCACTAGATGA
- the LOC108826384 gene encoding uncharacterized protein LOC108826384 has translation MNMEGANRTLLVARKKPKRKISKRLVRSIATYLKSDAYLYAPPFSDLSPLPPKIHTLPPCHSESSKAEDLPCADSRNPRSDIAEHTLHNGRISSSKRSLVILDGQRTEVSR, from the exons ATGAACATGGAAGGCGCAAATAGAACTCTACTGGTCGCGAGAAAGAAACCCAAGAGAAAAATAAGCAAAAGACTTGTCAGGAGTATCGCCACCTACCTCAAGTCCGATGCATACTTGTATGCTCCTCCGTTTTCCGATTTGTCACCCCTCCCGCCGAAGATACATACGCTTCCACCGTGTCACTCCGAGTCTTCCAAGGCTGAAGACTTACCTTGTGCAG ATAGCAGGAATCCCAGGTCAGACATTGCAGAGCATACATTGCATAACGGAAGGATCAGCTCTTCTAAACGATCACTTGTCATCTTAGACGGACAACGAACTGAAGTAAGCCGTTAA
- the LOC130499422 gene encoding uncharacterized protein LOC130499422: MRCRALHVGRRKRVTVNVSSRKLMSRLRRMVAPETSFSDEFDGDTLYRLTADHILLLQARVQLLRRISSLYGL; encoded by the coding sequence ATGAGGTGTAGAGCACTTCACGTTGGCAGAAGAAAGAGAGTAACGGTTAATGTGAGCTCGAGGAAGCTCATGAGCCGTCTCCGTCGGATGGTTGCTCCAGAAACGAGTTTTTCCGATGAATTTGACGGTGACACACTTTATCGTCTCACGGCTGATCACATTTTGCTTCTCCAAGCAAGAGTCCAACTTCTTCGTCGTATTTCTTCTCTATATGGTCTCTAG